In a genomic window of Drosophila albomicans strain 15112-1751.03 chromosome 4, ASM965048v2, whole genome shotgun sequence:
- the LOC117573218 gene encoding plexin A3, producing MNMLLYMLLLIISHSNANPSKMQQSESLPSAMGLRVDRIALGRSDAVLKANFTDMAEAGNSNLSTSSIITNVAQFDTMLNHLLVDTITGRVFVGGVNRLYQLSPDLELHETVKTGPQNDSVECTILDCPLNAIRKPTNNYNKVLLIDRATSRLIACGSLFQGTCTVRNLQNVSIVEHEVPDAVVANDANSSTVAFIAPGPPQHPVTNVMYVGVTYTNNSPYRSEIPAVASRSLEKTKMFQIASSAVTTGTRTFINSYARESYLVNYVYGFSSERFSYFLTTQLKHSHHSSPKEYITKLVRICQEDSNYYSYTEIPVECISDAQGGTKFNLVQAGFLGKPSSDLAQSLGISIQDDVLFAVFSKGDGNNPTNHSALCIYSLKSVRRKFMQNIKFCFNGNGMRGLDFISPSMPCVLTKLQTIGEDFCGLDVNSPLGGEQPITAVPVAMFNTRLTSVAATSTSGYTVVFIGTADGYLKKVVIESSTIANEYASLPVDLGSAINKDMHFDNQNLYIYAMSEQKVSKVKVYDCADFRTCGECLGARDPYCGWCSLENKCSPRSNCQDDANDPLYWVSYKTGKCTTITSVVPHQLQRTTARTLELIIDHLPQLKENLICAFTTEDKALFTNATKKRNGVNCTTPRTDMLPQIEQGKHHFTAKLSVRTRNGPDLVSTDFTFFDCSTHSSCTRCVSSEFPCDWCVEAHRCTHDTAENCRNDILVTGISRIGPSYRSGPGFCPTINATGDGSEVLVAAGTSKSIKVKVHIIGQFIVQTRFVCQFNIEGRVTSLNAQLLGDTIYCDSMEFQYTSRSPNLTATFAVIWGGSKPLDNPHNIHVVIYRCRDMADSCGICLALDEKYNCGWCSSTNTCEVVEQCNKNNDGKTDWLNRSEICPNPEIHSFGPKTGPWEGGTNITIKGINLGKNYNDIYSGVRIAGINCMPFQQFYIDTKQIVCTVDSPGEQMYRNGRIVVQIGDYRGESKEDYEFVDPKISNFYPRFGPTSGGTQIRIIGKHLNAGSRIQAFINDHLPCKIISTDTSQAICRTSPSPGIIEGRLKMSFDNGPREFNDYNFKYVLDPTVEQVSSGPSGQIKVPKGIPAGGIRIAVIGTQFTSIQEPSIYVIYKNQMFANQCRVQSDTEMECPSPAIDMKASDQIVVDPENPILLEYGFLMDNVLRVQNLSRLHNNHFELYPNPEYFTFEERVKYFKSEYLTINGRNLDRACKESDVVVQIGDGYCNITSLSRQQLTCRPPSEAAATRNSPSGPEVIVRIGSSLEYRIGILSYETSNIIMDWGDNVVFGVIAGSVIFLLIFVALLVAYRKKTSESNRVLRNMQEQMDILELRVAAECKEAFAELQTEMTDLTGDLTSGGIPFLDYRSYAMKILFPNHEDHIVLQWERPELLRKEKGLRLFAQLIMNKTFLLLFIRTLESNRYFSMRERVNVASLIMVTLQSKLEYCTDILKTLLGDLIEKCIEGKSHPKLLLRRTESVAEKMLSAWFTFLLYKFLKECAGEPLYMLFRAVKGQVDKGPVDACTHEARYSLSEEKLIRQSIDFRSMTVNASIIQQPIFCNNLDMLPSHMENIPVKVLDCDTIGQVKEKCLEAIYKNIPSSQRPRKDDLDLEWRTGATGRVILYDEDATSKTESEWKKLNTLQHYNVPDGAGLSLVPKQSSIYNFSILSDKHEKSHKYETLNLSKYTSSSPTFSRAGSPLNNDMQDNGLKYWHLVKHHDSDIQKEGERVNKLVSEIYLTRLLATKGTLQKFVDDLFETIFSTAHRGSALPLAIKYMFDFLDDQALLHGITDPEVVHTWKSNSLPLRFWVNLIKNPNFVFDIHKSNIVDSCLSVVAQTFMDSCSTSDHRLGKDSPSSKLLYAKDIPEYRKWVDRYYRDIRDMSSISDQDMNAMLAEESRLHTTEFNTNCALHELYTYAVKYNEQLTVTLEEDEFSQKQRLAFKLEQVHNIMSAE from the exons ATGAATATGTTACTATATATGTTACTATTGATAATAAGCCATTCAAATGCCAATCCATCAAAAATGCAACAGAGTGAATCGCTGCCATCAGCCATGGGCTTACGAGTCGACAGGATTGCATTGGGACGATCTGATGCAGTCCTTAAAGCAAATTTTACTGACATGGCTGAGGCAGGTAATAGTAATTTAAGTACTAGCAGTATAATTACAAACGTCGCTCAATTCGATACAATGCTAAATCATTTGCTGGTGGATACAATAACAGGACGTGTATTTGTTGGTGGCGTTAATCGATTGTATCAGTTATCTCCAGACTTGGAACTACATGAGACAGTAAAAACTGGGCCGCAAAATGATTCCGTTGAATGTACTATACTCGATTGTCCTCTCAATGCCATACGCAAACCAACAAATAACTATAACAAAGTGTTGCTTATCGATCGAGCCACATCACGTTTAATTGCTTGCGGATCCTTGTTTCAGGGCACTTGTACGGTGCGAAATCTACAAAACGTCAGCATCGTTGAGCATGAAGTACCCGATGCTGTTGTCGCCAACGATGCGAATTCATCAACGGTAGCATTTATAGCGCCAGGACCACCGCAACACCCGGTGACAAATGTTATGTATGTCGGCGTCACCTACACAAATAATTCACCATATCGTAGCGAGATTCCAGCTGTAGCATCACGCTCATTGGAGAAgacaaaaatgtttcaaatcgCTTCTTCAGCGGTCACAACAGGCACACGAACCTTCATTAATTCTTATGCACGTGAATCATATTTGGTGAATTATGTGTACGGATTTAGCTCGGAGCGTTTTTCGTATTTTCTCACCACACAATTGAAGCACAGCCACCATTCTTCCCCTAAAGAGTACATCACAAAACTAGTTCGCATTTGCCAGGAGGATTCCAATTATTATTCGTATACTGAAATTCCGGTAGAGTGCATCAGCGACGCACAGGGCGGCaccaaattcaatttggttCAGGCAGGTTTCTTGGGTAAACCTAGTTCGGATCTTGCGCAGAGTCTAGGCATTTCCATACAAGACGATGTCCTCTTTGCTGTTTTCTCCAAAGGTGATGGCAATAATCCTACAAACCACTCTGCTCTATGCATCTACTCACTAAAGTCTGTACGTCGCAAGTTTATGCAAAATATCAAGTTCTGTTTTAATGGCAATGGCATGCGAGGATTGGATTTCATATCTCCAAGCATGCCTTGTGTTCTTACG AAACTGCAAACGATCGGAGAGGATTTTTGTGGTCTGGATGTGAACTCACCACTCGGAGGCGAGCAACCGATCACTGCCGTCCCAGTTGCTATGTTCAACACAAGACTGACATCTGTAGCTGCAACCAGCACCAGTGGTTATACAGTGGTGTTTATTGGAACCGCCGATGGATATCTGAAAAAAGTTGTTATTGAATCCTCGACTATTGCCAATGAATATGCCAGCTTACCAGTCGATTTGGGTTCAGCGATCAATAAGGATATGCATTTTGATAATCAGAACTTATACATTTATGCAATGTCGGAACAGAAAGTGTCTAAAGTGAAGGTTTATGATTGCGCTGACTTTCGAACATGTGGGGAATGTCTTGGTGCAAGGGATCCTTATTGCGGATGGTGTtcacttgaaaataaatgcagtCCACGTTCTAATTGCCAAGACGATGCCAATGATCCATTGTATTGGGTTAGCTACAAAACAGGCAAATGCACAACAATCACAAGTGTGGTACCGCATCAATTACAGCGCACAACGGCACGTACATTGGAGCTAATAATCGATCACTTGCCGcagttaaaagaaaatttaatttgtgcttTCACAACCGAAGACAAAGCTCTATTTACGAATGCGACCAAGAAACGCAATGGAGTCAATTGTACAACACCGCGTACGGATATGTTGCCGCAAATTGAGCAGGGTAAACATCACTTTACCGCGAAACTTTCGGTCCGCACGAGAAATGGGCCAGATTTGGTCTCCACTGACTTCACATTTTTCGATTGTAGCACGCACTCGTCGTGTACACGTTGTGTCTCGTCGGAGTTCCCCTGTGATTGGTGCGTTGAAGCACACCGCTGTACACACGATACAGCTGAGAATTGTCGTAACGATATCTTGGTGACTGGTATTAGTCGCATAGGGCCCAGTTATCGTTCCGGTCCAGGGTTTTGTCCCACTATTAATGCTACCGGCGATGGTAGCGAAGTACTTGTTGCCGCTGGCACAAGTAAATCAATCAAAGTGAAAGTGCATATCATAGGACAATTTATTGTCCAAACACGATTTGTGTGCCAGTTTAATATTGAGGGTCGCGTGACAAGCTTGAATGCCCAATTACTCGGCGATACTATATACTGCGATAGCATGGAGTTTCAATACACATCGCGATCACCAAATCTCACAGCAACATTTGCTGTGATCTGGGGTGGATCAAAGCCTTTAGATAATCCGCACAATATTCATG tCGTGATATATAGATGTCGAGATATGGCGGACAGCTGTGGAATATGTTTGGCGCTGGATGAGAAATATAACTGCGGCTGGTGCTCATCGACTAATACCTGCGAAGTGGTTGagcaatgcaataaaaataatgatggCAAAACTGATTGGCTGAATCGCAGCGAAATTTGTCCAAATCCAGAAATACATTCATTTGGTCCCAAAACTGGACCCTGGGAGGGTGGTACCAATATAACCATCAAAGGCATTAACTTGGGGAAAAATTATAATGATATATATTCGGGAGTTCGTATCGCTGGAATTAATTGTATGCCATTTCAACAGTTTTACATTGACACAAAGCAAATCGTTTGCACTGTTGATAGTCCCGGTGAGCAAATGTATCGTAATGGTCGCATTGTTGTTCAAATTGGTGATTATCGTGGAGAATCCAAAGAAGATTATGAATTTGTTGATCCGAAAATCTCGAATTTTTATCCACGCTTTGGTCCAACTTCAGGTGGAACACAGATTCGAATTATAggcaaacatttaaatgctGGATCTCGCATACAGGCTTTTATCAATGATCATTTACCATGTAAGATCATCAGTACAGACACTTCACAAGCGATTTGCCGTACTTCACCATCACCGGGTATCATTGAGGGACGTCTTAAGATGTCTTTCGACAATGGTCCTCGCGAATTTAACgattacaatttcaaatatgtacTGGATCCAACAGTGGAACAAGTTAGTTCTGGCCCCAGTGGCCAAATAAAAGTACCTAAGGGCATACCAGCTGGCGGCATTCGAATTGCAGTGATAGGTACACAATTTACCAGTATCCAAGAGCCAAGCATTTATGTGATctacaaaaatcaaatgtttGCAAATCAATGCCGAGTGCAATCCGATACTGAAATGGAATGTCCTTCGCCAGCTATTGATATGAAGGCATCTGATCAAATTGTAGTTGATCCTGAAAATCCAATATTACTGGAATACGGCTTTCTGATGGACAATGTACTGCGAGTGCAAAACTTGTCGCGATTGCACAACAATCACTTTGAACTATATCCAAATCCTGAATATTTCACCTTCGAGGAACGcgtcaaatattttaagagcGAATATTTGACCATTAATGGCCGTAACTTAGATCGGGCGTGCAAGGAGAgtgatgttgttgttcaaATTGGTGATGGATATTGCAATATTACATCATTGTCCCGGCAGCAACTAACATGCCGGCCACCATCggaagcagctgcaacaagaAACAGTCCAAGTGGTCCAGAAGTAATTGTACGAATCGGTTCTTCGTTAGAATATCGCATTGGCATTCTCAGTTACGAGACCTCAAACATCATTATGGATTGGGGTGATAATGTTGTGTTTGGCGTTATTGCAGGCagtgtaatatttttattgatatttgttGCCTTGCTTGTTGCCTACCGAAAGAAAACATCAGAATCAAATCGAGTACTCCGAAATATGCAGGAACAAATGGATATTTTAGAGCTGCGTGTAGCCGCTGAGTGTAAAGAAGCATTTGCTGAGCTTCAAACTGAAATGACGGACTTAACTGGTGATCTAACGTCGGGCGGCATACCATTCTTAGATTATCGTTCGTATGCCATGAAGATATTATTTCCTAATCATGAAGATCATATTGTGCTACAATGGGAAAGGCCCGAGCTTCTACGCAAAGAGAAGGGATTGCGTCTATTTGCTCAACTGATTATGAAcaaaacatttcttttgttatttatacgCACCTTAGAGTCCAATAGATATTTTTCAATGCGTGAACGCGTTAATGTGGCTTCATTAATTATGGTTACTCTGCAATCAAAACTCGAATATTGCACGGATATATTGAAGACATTATTGGGCGATTTAATTGAGAAGTGCATTGAAGGCAAAAGTCATCCCAAGTTATTGCTGCGACGCACAGAAAGCGTTGCCGAAAAAATGCTCAGTGCTTGGTTTACTTTTCTCTTGTACAAGTTCTTAAAGGAGTGCGCTGGCGAACCTCTTTATATGTTATTTCGAGCGGTCAAAGGTCAGGTAGATAAGGGACCCGTCGATGCATGTACACATGAGGCACGCTATTCGTTAAGCGAGGAGAAATTAATTCGACAATCCATCGATTTCCGATCAATGACTGTGAATGCCAGCATAATACAACAAccaatattttgtaataatctGGACATGTTGCCATCGCACATGGAAAACATACCTGTGAAAGTACTGGATTGCGATACAATTGGACAAGTAAAAGAGAAGTGCTTGGAagcaatttacaaaaatattccatcCAGTCAAAGGCCACGCAAAGATGATCTCGATTTGg AATGGAGGACTGGGGCGACTGGCCGTGTAATTTTGTATGATGAGGATGCAACATCAAAAACGGAAAGCGAATggaaaaaattaaacacattGCAACATTACAATGTTCCAGATGGAGCTGGACTTAGTTTAGTGCCAAAGCAAagttcaatatataattttagcaTTCTATCTGATAAACACGAAAAGTCTCACAA ATATGAAACTCTGAACCTCTCAAAATATACGTCATCGTCACCCACATTCAGTCGGGCTGGAAGTCCTCTTAATAATGATATGCAAGACAATGGATTAAAGTATTGGCATTTAGTCAAGCATCATGACAGTGACATTCAAAAAGAAGGTGAACGCGTCAATAAATTGGTTTcggaaatttatttaacaagaCTGCTGGCAACGAAGGGAACCTTACAAAAGTTTGTCGATGATCTCTTTGAGACAATATTTAGTACAGCTCACAGGGGCTCGGCGTTACCGttagcaattaaatatatgtttgatTTTTTGGACGATCAAGCCCTATTACATGGCATTACCGATCCAGAAGTCGTGCACACTTGGAAAAGCAACAGTTTACCTTTACG gttTTGGGTGAACTTGATCAAAAATCCCAATTTTGTTTTCGATatacataaatcaaatattgtgGATTCGTGTCTATCAGTTGTAGCTCAAACATTTATGGATTCTTGTTCAACATCGGATCATCGATTGG GCAAGGATTCGCCAAGCTCAAAGTTACTGTATGCCAAAGATATACCTGAATATCGCAAGTGGGTGGATCGATATTACAGAGATATTAGGGATATGTCATCTATATCTGACCAGGACATGAATGCAATGCTCGCCGAAGAGTCCAGA ctACACACAACggaatttaatacaaattgtgCGTTGCATGAGCTCTATACCTATGCTGTAAAGTATAATGAACAGCTAACTGTCACTCTGGAGGAAGATGAATTTTCGCAAAAACAGCGATTGGCTTTCAAATTAGAACAAGTTCACAATATAATGTCGGCTGAATAA